The following are encoded together in the Zingiber officinale cultivar Zhangliang chromosome 8A, Zo_v1.1, whole genome shotgun sequence genome:
- the LOC122009031 gene encoding allene oxide synthase 1, chloroplastic-like: MLFSSASSAFPPSVALCRVRYRGGGGAASATCSPLSSADLPLRHIPGDYGLPFLGPLCDRLAYFYFEGRDQFFRSRIRRYGSTVFRVNLPPGPFVAPDPRVVALLDAASFPVLFDASLVDKRDLFTGNFLPSTDLTGSFRVLSYLDPAEPNHAPLKRLLFFLLASHRHALVLEFRRAYGALFDAMEVGIAKEGKADFGAANDRAAFDFLSQCLFGVDPARSSLVLDGPRLINKWLLFQIGPLLKLGLPAYLEDFLLHSFRLPPALVRADYTRLVEFFRDSAGPALDEAKRFGVSRDEALHNVLFAVCFNGFGGIKFLFPSIIKWLGRSGARLHGRIAEEVRSAVRDAGGEVTFRSLESAMPLVRSVVYEVLRMEPPVPLQYGRAKRDMEVASHDARFPVRAGEVLVGYQPLATRDPRVFERAEEFVAERFVGAEGEALLRHVVWSNGPETETSTAENKQCAGKEFVVTVARLLVAELFLRYDSFEIEVGPSPVAAAVRLTSLKRATF; this comes from the coding sequence ATGCTCTTTTCCTCTGCTTCATCGGCCTTTCCCCCTTCCGTTGCTTTATGCCGAGTTCGATATCGCGGCGGAGGCGGCGCCGCCTCCGCCACATGTTCCCCCCTTTCATCAGCTGATCTCCCACTGCGCCATATCCCCGGCGACTACGGCCTCCCCTTCCTGGGTCCGCTCTGCGACCGCCTCGCCTACTTCTACTTCGAGGGCCGCGACCAGTTCTTCCGCTCCCGCATCCGCCGCTACGGCTCCACCGTCTTCCGCGTCAACCTTCCCCCCGGCCCCTTCGTCGCTCCTGACCCCCGCGTCGTCGCCCTCCTCGACGCCGCCAGCTTCCCCGTCCTCTTCGATGCCTCCCTCGTCGATAAACGCGACCTCTTCACCGGCAACTTCCTGCCCTCGACCGACCTCACCGGCAGCTTCCGCGTCCTCTCCTACCTCGACCCTGCCGAGCCCAACCACGCGCCGCTAAAgcgcctcctcttcttcctcctcgcttCCCACCGCCACGCTCTTGTCCTCGAGTTCCGGCGCGCCTACGGGGCCCTGTTTGATGCGATGGAAGTGGGGATCGCCAAGGAAGGCAAAGCTGACTTCGGCGCCGCCAACGATCGAGCGGCGTTCGATTTCCTCTCCCAGTGCCTCTTCGGCGTGGATCCGGCCAGATCCAGCTTGGTGCTCGATGGTCCTCGGTTGATCAACAAGTGGCTTCTGTTCCAGATCGGGCCTCTGCTCAAGCTTGGCCTCCCGGCCTACCTCGAGGACTTCCTCCTCCACTCCTTCCGCCTCCCGCCGGCTCTGGTCCGCGCCGACTACACTCGGCTCGTGGAGTTCTTCCGAGACTCGGCCGGCCCGGCGTTGGACGAGGCGAAGCGGTTCGGAGTCTCCCGGGACGAGGCGCTCCACAACGTTCTGTTTGCTGTCTGCTTCAACGGCTTCGGCGGCATCAAGTTTCTCTTCCCCAGCATCATCAAGTGGCTCGGCCGGTCGGGAGCGCGCCTCCACGGGCGCATCGCGGAGGAAGTCCGGTCGGCGGTGCGGGACGCCGGCGGAGAGGTAACATTCCGGTCGCTAGAGTCGGCGATGCCGCTGGTGCGGTCGGTGGTGTACGAGGTGCTGCGGATGGAGCCGCCGGTGCCGTTGCAGTACGGGCGGGCGAAGCGGGACATGGAAGTGGCGAGCCACGACGCGCGGTTCCCGGTGCGGGCGGGCGAGGTGCTGGTGGGGTACCAGCCGTTGGCGACGCGGGACCCGCGTGTGTTCGAGCGGGCGGAGGAGTTCGTGGCGGAGAGATTCGTGGGGGCGGAGGGGGAAGCGCTCCTGCGGCACGTCGTCTGGTCGAACGGACCGGAGACAGAGACGTCGACGGCGGAGAACAAGCAGTGCGCAGGGAAGGAGTTCGTGGTGACGGTGGCCCGGCTGCTGGTGGCGGAGCTGTTCCTGCGCTACGACTCTTTCGAGATAGAGGTGGGGCCTTCGCCGGTAGCCGCCGCGGTGAGGCTCACTTCCCTCAAAAGAGCCACATTTTGA